The Oncorhynchus tshawytscha isolate Ot180627B linkage group LG18, Otsh_v2.0, whole genome shotgun sequence genome has a window encoding:
- the LOC112217852 gene encoding uncharacterized protein LOC112217852 isoform X10 — protein MADVPQSSLGLLVTVLYLLSGVSGETLSMFSRVGDDVSLPCNNVIYPNCSSTVWIYNRDGSTGTIEVVTLGKIKVDQTERLSLGSNCSLHVSDVRAEDAGLYICQQYLTKTGPQHGGDAPVDLSVLTISSTTPVTDLKPNDSSCDITLTVTLQKKDNNRKWTCTLTEKGNMKISIDFTSTFSDIEEKTTDSDDVISTVPGTSNAVKLPISRIMLFVTLTIMAAIVTIHTRRIRPPKALPPQADEASGIEIHVLEE, from the exons aTGGCTGATGTCCCTCAATCATCTTTGGGATTGCTTGTGACCGTTTTGTACCTGCTATCAg GTGTCAGTGGAGAAACTCTCTCTATGTTCTCCAGAGTGGGAGATGATGTCAGTCTGCCGTGTAACAATGTGATTTATCCAAACTGTTCCTCAACTGTATGGATCTATAACAGAGATGGATCTACTGGTACTATTGAAGTGGTCACATTGGGAAAGATCAAAgttgaccagacagagagactgagttTAGGGTCTAACTGTTCTCTACATGTTAGTGATGTCAGAGCTGAGGATGCTGGACTCTACATCTGTCAACAGTACCTTACAAAGACTGGACCACAACATGGAGGTGATGCTCCTGTTGATCTGTCTGTTCTAACTA tCTCCTCCACCACACCAGTGACAGATCTGAAGCCTAAT GATTCTTCCTgtgacatcactctgactgtgacACTCCAGAAGAAGGACAACAACAGGAAGTGGACGTGCACGCTGACTGAAAAGGGAAACATGAAGATCTCCATTGACTTCACCTCCACATTCTCAG ATATTGAAGAAAAGACCACTGatagtgatgatgtcatctcTACTGTCCCAG GTACCAGTAATGCTGTTAAGTTGCCCATCAGTCGCATCATGCTCTTTGTGACACTGACCATCATGGCTGCCATCGTCACTATTCACACAAGGAGGATCCGCCCACCCAAGGCTCTGCCCCCACAAGCAG ACGAAGCCTCTGGTATTGAGATTCATGTCCTGGAGGAATGA
- the LOC112217852 gene encoding uncharacterized protein LOC112217852 isoform X4: protein MADVPQSSLGLLVTVLYLLSGVSGETLSMFSRVGDDVSLPCNNVIYPNCSSTVWIYNRDGSTGTIEVVTLGKIKVDQTERLSLGSNCSLHVSDVRAEDAGLYICQQYLTKTGPQHGGDAPVDLSVLTISSTTPVTDLKPNVNMTLQCSLLTYTGHGTCWSGFSLSWDPKTGTNAQDTQDSSCDITLTVTLQKKDNNRKWTCTLTEKGNMKISIDFTSTFSDIEEKTTDSDDVISTVPGTSNAVKLPISRIMLFVTLTIMAAIVTIHTRRIRPPKALPPQADEASGIEIHVLEE, encoded by the exons aTGGCTGATGTCCCTCAATCATCTTTGGGATTGCTTGTGACCGTTTTGTACCTGCTATCAg GTGTCAGTGGAGAAACTCTCTCTATGTTCTCCAGAGTGGGAGATGATGTCAGTCTGCCGTGTAACAATGTGATTTATCCAAACTGTTCCTCAACTGTATGGATCTATAACAGAGATGGATCTACTGGTACTATTGAAGTGGTCACATTGGGAAAGATCAAAgttgaccagacagagagactgagttTAGGGTCTAACTGTTCTCTACATGTTAGTGATGTCAGAGCTGAGGATGCTGGACTCTACATCTGTCAACAGTACCTTACAAAGACTGGACCACAACATGGAGGTGATGCTCCTGTTGATCTGTCTGTTCTAACTA tCTCCTCCACCACACCAGTGACAGATCTGAAGCCTAATGTAAATATGACATTACAGTGTTCTCTGCTCACCTATACTGGACATGGAACATGCTGGTCAGGATTTAGTCTCAGCTGGGACCCTAAAACAGGTACTAATGCCCAGGACACACAGGATTCTTCCTgtgacatcactctgactgtgacACTCCAGAAGAAGGACAACAACAGGAAGTGGACGTGCACGCTGACTGAAAAGGGAAACATGAAGATCTCCATTGACTTCACCTCCACATTCTCAG ATATTGAAGAAAAGACCACTGatagtgatgatgtcatctcTACTGTCCCAG GTACCAGTAATGCTGTTAAGTTGCCCATCAGTCGCATCATGCTCTTTGTGACACTGACCATCATGGCTGCCATCGTCACTATTCACACAAGGAGGATCCGCCCACCCAAGGCTCTGCCCCCACAAGCAG ACGAAGCCTCTGGTATTGAGATTCATGTCCTGGAGGAATGA
- the LOC112217852 gene encoding uncharacterized protein LOC112217852 isoform X5 yields the protein MADVPQSSLGLLVTVLYLLSGVSGETLSMFSRVGDDVSLPCNNVIYPNCSSTVWIYNRDGSTGTIEVVTLGKIKVDQTERLSLGSNCSLHVSDVRAEDAGLYICQQYLTKTGPQHGGDAPVDLSVLTISSTTPVTDLKPNVNMTLQCSLLTYTGHGTCWSGFSLSWDPKTGTNAQDTQDSSCDITLTVTLQKKDNNRKWTCTLTEKGNMKISIDFTSTFSGTSNAVKLPISRIMLFVTLTIMAAIVTIHTRRIRPPKALPPQADEASGIEIHVLEE from the exons aTGGCTGATGTCCCTCAATCATCTTTGGGATTGCTTGTGACCGTTTTGTACCTGCTATCAg GTGTCAGTGGAGAAACTCTCTCTATGTTCTCCAGAGTGGGAGATGATGTCAGTCTGCCGTGTAACAATGTGATTTATCCAAACTGTTCCTCAACTGTATGGATCTATAACAGAGATGGATCTACTGGTACTATTGAAGTGGTCACATTGGGAAAGATCAAAgttgaccagacagagagactgagttTAGGGTCTAACTGTTCTCTACATGTTAGTGATGTCAGAGCTGAGGATGCTGGACTCTACATCTGTCAACAGTACCTTACAAAGACTGGACCACAACATGGAGGTGATGCTCCTGTTGATCTGTCTGTTCTAACTA tCTCCTCCACCACACCAGTGACAGATCTGAAGCCTAATGTAAATATGACATTACAGTGTTCTCTGCTCACCTATACTGGACATGGAACATGCTGGTCAGGATTTAGTCTCAGCTGGGACCCTAAAACAGGTACTAATGCCCAGGACACACAGGATTCTTCCTgtgacatcactctgactgtgacACTCCAGAAGAAGGACAACAACAGGAAGTGGACGTGCACGCTGACTGAAAAGGGAAACATGAAGATCTCCATTGACTTCACCTCCACATTCTCAG GTACCAGTAATGCTGTTAAGTTGCCCATCAGTCGCATCATGCTCTTTGTGACACTGACCATCATGGCTGCCATCGTCACTATTCACACAAGGAGGATCCGCCCACCCAAGGCTCTGCCCCCACAAGCAG ACGAAGCCTCTGGTATTGAGATTCATGTCCTGGAGGAATGA
- the LOC112217852 gene encoding uncharacterized protein LOC112217852 isoform X9 has product MADVPQSSLGLLVTVLYLLSGVSGETLSMFSRVGDDVSLPCNNVIYPNCSSTVWIYNRDGSTGTIEVVTLGKIKVDQTERLSLGSNCSLHVSDVRAEDAGLYICQQYLTKTGPQHGGDAPVDLSVLTISSTTPVTDLKPNDTQDSSCDITLTVTLQKKDNNRKWTCTLTEKGNMKISIDFTSTFSDIEEKTTDSDDVISTVPGTSNAVKLPISRIMLFVTLTIMAAIVTIHTRRIRPPKALPPQADEASGIEIHVLEE; this is encoded by the exons aTGGCTGATGTCCCTCAATCATCTTTGGGATTGCTTGTGACCGTTTTGTACCTGCTATCAg GTGTCAGTGGAGAAACTCTCTCTATGTTCTCCAGAGTGGGAGATGATGTCAGTCTGCCGTGTAACAATGTGATTTATCCAAACTGTTCCTCAACTGTATGGATCTATAACAGAGATGGATCTACTGGTACTATTGAAGTGGTCACATTGGGAAAGATCAAAgttgaccagacagagagactgagttTAGGGTCTAACTGTTCTCTACATGTTAGTGATGTCAGAGCTGAGGATGCTGGACTCTACATCTGTCAACAGTACCTTACAAAGACTGGACCACAACATGGAGGTGATGCTCCTGTTGATCTGTCTGTTCTAACTA tCTCCTCCACCACACCAGTGACAGATCTGAAGCCTAAT GACACACAGGATTCTTCCTgtgacatcactctgactgtgacACTCCAGAAGAAGGACAACAACAGGAAGTGGACGTGCACGCTGACTGAAAAGGGAAACATGAAGATCTCCATTGACTTCACCTCCACATTCTCAG ATATTGAAGAAAAGACCACTGatagtgatgatgtcatctcTACTGTCCCAG GTACCAGTAATGCTGTTAAGTTGCCCATCAGTCGCATCATGCTCTTTGTGACACTGACCATCATGGCTGCCATCGTCACTATTCACACAAGGAGGATCCGCCCACCCAAGGCTCTGCCCCCACAAGCAG ACGAAGCCTCTGGTATTGAGATTCATGTCCTGGAGGAATGA